The following coding sequences are from one Streptomyces sp. NBC_01294 window:
- a CDS encoding methylmalonyl-CoA mutase family protein: MTVLPDDGLSLAAEFPDATHEQWQRLVEGVLRKSGKEASGEAAEEALSTPLEDGLTTRPLYTAPPEGAAPDTGFPGFAPFVRGGRPEGTTANGWDVRQRLAGTDPVRLNEAALADLENGVTSLWLTVGRGGLPVDGLARALDGVYLDLAPISLDAGAEYAEAARALLRLFTGSAVAPEAARASLGADPLGHEARTGEALDPADAVELAREAAAGWPGVRALTVDALPYHEAGGSAAEELGLSLATGVAYLRALTEGGLSVEAALGQLEFRYAATADQFLTIAKLRAARRLWARIAEASGAPEAGAQRQHAVTSPVMMTRRDPWVNMLRTTVACMAAGVGGADSVTVLPFDHELGLPDAFARRIARNTSTVLLEESHLARVIDPAGGSYYVERLTDELAQAAWRFFQTLEKAGGQAAALRSGLVAERLAATWAARSKKLAKRREPITGVSEFPLLSEKPVVREPAAAGPTGGLPRVRRDEAYEVLRSRSDAHLAATGARPRIFLAALGPAAAHTARATFASNLFQAGGIEPVHDPVSVDPATAAAAYAASGADGMAVLCSSDTLYEEQAAAVSEALRAAGATTVFLAGRPGTAEASVDEYVFAGCDAVAVLSSVLDRMGVPS, from the coding sequence ATGACGGTCCTGCCTGACGACGGGCTCTCCCTGGCCGCCGAGTTCCCTGACGCGACGCATGAGCAGTGGCAGCGCCTTGTAGAGGGCGTACTGCGCAAGTCGGGCAAGGAAGCTTCCGGCGAGGCCGCTGAAGAAGCGTTGTCCACCCCACTCGAGGACGGGCTCACCACCCGCCCGCTGTACACCGCGCCGCCCGAGGGGGCGGCTCCCGACACCGGTTTCCCCGGCTTCGCCCCGTTCGTACGCGGAGGCAGGCCGGAAGGCACCACCGCGAACGGCTGGGACGTGCGCCAGCGCCTCGCGGGCACCGATCCGGTGCGCCTGAACGAGGCGGCCCTCGCCGACCTGGAGAACGGGGTCACCTCCCTCTGGCTCACCGTGGGCCGCGGCGGTCTGCCGGTCGACGGCCTCGCCCGGGCGCTGGACGGGGTCTACCTGGACCTCGCCCCGATCTCCCTGGACGCCGGCGCCGAATACGCCGAGGCCGCCCGCGCGTTGCTGCGCCTGTTCACCGGGAGCGCGGTGGCCCCCGAGGCCGCTCGGGCCTCGCTGGGCGCCGACCCGCTGGGCCACGAGGCCCGGACCGGCGAGGCGCTGGACCCGGCCGACGCGGTGGAACTGGCCCGGGAGGCTGCCGCCGGCTGGCCGGGCGTGCGCGCCCTGACCGTGGACGCGCTGCCCTACCACGAGGCCGGCGGCAGCGCCGCCGAGGAGCTGGGCCTGTCCCTGGCCACGGGTGTCGCCTACCTGCGCGCCCTCACCGAGGGGGGTCTGAGCGTCGAAGCGGCGCTCGGGCAGCTGGAGTTCCGCTACGCCGCCACCGCGGACCAGTTCCTCACCATCGCCAAGCTGCGCGCCGCGCGCCGGCTGTGGGCCCGTATCGCCGAGGCCTCGGGGGCCCCGGAGGCGGGCGCCCAGCGGCAGCACGCGGTGACCTCGCCGGTCATGATGACCCGCAGGGACCCCTGGGTGAACATGCTGCGCACCACCGTGGCCTGCATGGCCGCGGGTGTGGGCGGCGCGGACTCGGTGACCGTGCTCCCCTTCGACCACGAGCTGGGCCTGCCGGACGCCTTCGCGCGCCGGATCGCCCGCAACACCTCCACCGTCCTGCTGGAGGAGTCGCACCTGGCCCGGGTGATCGACCCGGCCGGCGGCTCGTACTACGTCGAGCGCCTCACCGACGAACTCGCCCAGGCCGCGTGGAGGTTCTTCCAGACCCTGGAGAAGGCCGGCGGCCAGGCCGCCGCCCTGCGTTCCGGGCTGGTCGCCGAGCGGCTCGCCGCCACCTGGGCCGCGCGCTCCAAGAAGCTGGCGAAGCGCCGCGAACCGATCACCGGCGTCAGCGAGTTCCCGCTGCTGTCGGAGAAGCCGGTCGTGCGCGAGCCCGCGGCCGCCGGACCCACCGGTGGACTGCCGCGCGTGCGGCGCGACGAGGCGTACGAGGTCCTGCGCTCCCGCAGCGACGCGCACCTGGCGGCGACCGGCGCCCGGCCGAGGATCTTCCTCGCCGCGCTGGGCCCGGCGGCCGCGCACACCGCGCGGGCCACCTTCGCCTCGAACCTGTTCCAGGCGGGCGGGATCGAGCCCGTGCACGACCCGGTGTCGGTGGACCCGGCGACGGCCGCCGCGGCCTACGCCGCGAGCGGCGCCGACGGCATGGCCGTGCTCTGCTCCAGCGACACGCTGTACGAGGAGCAGGCCGCGGCGGTGTCCGAGGCGCTGCGCGCGGCGGGCGCCACGACCGTCTTCCTCGCCGGCCGGCCGGGCACCGCAGAGGCTTCCGTGGACGAGTACGTCTTCGCCGGCTGTGACGCCGTCGCCGTGCTGTCCTCCGTACTCGACCGGATGGGAGTGCCGTCTTGA
- a CDS encoding asparaginase, with protein sequence MGRIVVISTGGTIASRWQGSGFAADADGSEVIATAPLPEGITVEVVDLFSVNSPRLTTAHQLTLLRTVHEVLADPGVDGIVVTHGTDTLEESAFLVDLHHHDPRSVVFTGSQRPMGTADGDGPENLYDALLTAANTRGLGVLITFAGRVHAARGTVKTQAVALDAFADPSKELFGKIGFGKVTILRTPQRPAPLPLPAMPELPPRVDVVMHHADGDPVLLNAAVEAGARGIVLIGTGAGNATPEIVDAVKAAVGRGVLVALTTRVVAGPVTEIYTHGGAVDLVAAGAVPTGTLRAGQARIAVLAALLATDNEVEQTRVLSLALNAASPILAEV encoded by the coding sequence ATGGGACGGATCGTCGTCATCAGCACCGGCGGGACGATAGCCAGCCGCTGGCAGGGCTCCGGCTTCGCCGCGGACGCCGACGGCAGCGAGGTGATCGCCACCGCGCCGCTGCCCGAGGGCATCACCGTCGAGGTCGTGGACCTGTTCAGCGTGAACAGCCCCCGGCTCACCACCGCCCACCAGCTCACCCTGCTGCGCACCGTGCACGAGGTGCTCGCCGACCCCGGTGTGGACGGCATCGTCGTCACGCACGGCACCGACACCCTGGAGGAGTCGGCGTTCCTCGTCGACCTCCACCACCACGACCCGCGCTCCGTGGTCTTCACCGGTTCGCAGCGGCCCATGGGCACCGCCGACGGCGACGGTCCGGAGAACCTCTACGACGCGCTGCTCACCGCCGCGAACACCCGCGGGCTCGGCGTGCTGATCACCTTCGCGGGCCGGGTGCACGCCGCGCGCGGCACCGTGAAGACGCAGGCCGTGGCGCTGGACGCGTTCGCGGACCCCTCGAAGGAACTGTTCGGGAAGATCGGCTTCGGCAAGGTCACCATCCTGCGCACCCCGCAGCGCCCCGCGCCGCTCCCGCTGCCGGCGATGCCGGAACTCCCGCCGCGCGTGGACGTGGTGATGCACCACGCCGACGGCGACCCGGTCCTGCTCAACGCCGCCGTCGAGGCCGGCGCGCGCGGCATCGTCCTCATCGGCACCGGCGCGGGCAACGCCACCCCGGAGATCGTGGACGCGGTCAAGGCCGCCGTCGGGCGCGGTGTGCTGGTCGCGCTGACCACGCGGGTCGTGGCCGGGCCGGTCACGGAGATCTACACGCACGGAGGCGCGGTCGACCTGGTCGCCGCCGGAGCCGTGCCGACGGGCACCCTCCGCGCCGGCCAGGCCCGCATCGCGGTCCTGGCCGCCCTGCTGGCCACCGACAACGAGGTGGAACAGACCCGGGTGCTGAGCCTCGCGCTCAACGCGGCGAGCCCGATCCTGGCCGAGGTGTAA
- the scpA gene encoding methylmalonyl-CoA mutase: MSIPDFSELALGSSRSGASEDQWRASVKESTGTAAADLLWETPEGIGVKPLYTGRDLEGLDFLQTYPGVAPYLRGPYPTMYVNQPWTIRQYAGFSTAEESNAFYRRNLASGQKGLSVAFDLPTHRGYDSDHPRVTGDVGMAGVAIDSIYDMRQLFDGIPLDKMSVSMTMNGAVLPVLALYIVAAEEQGVSPDKLAGTIQNDILKEFMVRNTYIYPPKPSMRIISDIFAFTSQKMPRYNSISISGYHIQEAGATADLELAYTLADGVEYLRAGQAVGLDVDAFAPRLSFFWAIGMNFFMEVAKLRAARLLWARLVKQFDPKNAKSLSLRTHSQTSGWSLTAQDVFNNVTRTCIEAMAATQGHTQSLHTNALDEALALPTDFSARIARNTQLLLQQESGTCRSIDPWGGSAYVEKLTYDLARRAWQHIEEVEAAGGMAQAIDAGIPKLRVEEAAARTQARIDSGRQPVIGVNKYRVESDEAIDVLKVDNSSVRSQQIAKLRRLREERDEAVTQDTLRALTNAAERGDGNLLALAVDAARAKATVGEISDALEKVYGRHASQIRTISGVYRTEAGESPSVERTRALVDRFEEAEGRRPRILVAKMGQDGHDRGQKVIATAFADLGFDVDVGPLFQTPAEVARQAVEADVHVVGVSSLAAGHLTLVPALREQLAEEGREDIMIVVGGVIPPADVPTLLEMGATAVFPPGTVIPDAAHDLVTRLAADLGHEL; this comes from the coding sequence TTGAGCATCCCCGATTTCTCCGAGCTGGCGCTCGGCTCCTCCCGCTCCGGAGCCTCCGAGGACCAGTGGCGCGCCTCGGTGAAGGAGTCCACCGGCACCGCGGCCGCCGACCTGCTGTGGGAGACCCCCGAGGGCATCGGCGTCAAGCCGCTGTACACCGGGCGGGACCTGGAGGGCCTGGACTTCCTCCAGACGTACCCGGGCGTGGCCCCGTACCTGCGCGGCCCCTACCCGACGATGTACGTGAACCAGCCCTGGACGATCCGGCAGTACGCCGGCTTCTCCACGGCCGAGGAGTCGAACGCCTTCTACCGGCGCAATCTGGCGTCCGGCCAGAAGGGCCTGTCGGTGGCCTTCGACCTGCCGACGCACCGCGGCTACGACAGCGACCACCCGCGCGTGACCGGCGACGTCGGCATGGCGGGCGTGGCGATCGACTCGATCTACGACATGCGGCAGCTGTTCGACGGGATCCCGCTGGACAAGATGTCGGTGTCGATGACGATGAACGGCGCGGTGCTGCCGGTCCTCGCGCTCTACATCGTGGCGGCGGAGGAGCAGGGCGTCTCCCCCGACAAGCTCGCCGGGACCATCCAGAACGACATCCTCAAGGAGTTCATGGTCCGCAACACCTACATCTACCCGCCCAAGCCCTCGATGCGGATCATCTCCGACATCTTCGCGTTCACCTCGCAGAAGATGCCGCGGTACAACTCGATCTCCATCTCCGGCTACCACATCCAGGAGGCCGGGGCCACGGCCGACCTGGAGCTGGCGTACACCCTCGCGGACGGCGTGGAGTACCTGCGCGCCGGGCAGGCCGTCGGGCTGGACGTGGACGCCTTCGCGCCGCGCCTGTCGTTCTTCTGGGCGATCGGCATGAACTTCTTCATGGAGGTCGCGAAGCTGCGCGCCGCCCGCCTGCTGTGGGCGCGCCTGGTCAAGCAGTTCGACCCGAAGAACGCCAAGTCGCTGTCGCTGCGCACGCATTCGCAGACCTCGGGCTGGTCACTGACCGCGCAGGACGTCTTCAACAACGTGACGCGCACCTGCATCGAGGCGATGGCCGCCACCCAGGGCCACACCCAGTCGCTGCACACCAATGCCCTCGACGAGGCGCTCGCCCTGCCGACGGACTTCTCGGCGCGCATCGCCCGCAACACCCAGCTGCTGCTCCAGCAGGAGTCGGGGACCTGCCGGTCGATCGACCCGTGGGGCGGCAGCGCGTACGTCGAGAAGCTGACGTACGACCTGGCGCGCCGGGCCTGGCAGCACATCGAGGAGGTCGAGGCCGCCGGCGGCATGGCGCAGGCCATCGACGCGGGCATCCCGAAGCTGCGCGTGGAGGAGGCCGCGGCGCGTACGCAGGCGCGGATCGACTCCGGCCGGCAGCCGGTGATCGGCGTCAACAAGTACCGCGTGGAGAGCGACGAGGCCATCGACGTCCTGAAGGTCGACAACTCCTCGGTGCGCTCCCAGCAGATCGCCAAGCTGCGGCGGCTGCGCGAGGAACGCGACGAGGCGGTCACCCAGGACACCCTGCGGGCGCTGACGAACGCGGCCGAGCGGGGCGACGGCAACCTGCTGGCGCTCGCGGTGGACGCGGCGCGCGCCAAGGCCACCGTGGGTGAGATCTCGGACGCACTGGAGAAGGTGTACGGGCGGCACGCGAGCCAGATCCGTACGATCTCGGGCGTGTACCGCACCGAAGCAGGCGAGTCCCCGTCCGTGGAGCGCACCCGCGCCCTCGTCGACCGGTTCGAGGAGGCGGAGGGCCGCCGTCCGCGCATCCTGGTCGCCAAGATGGGCCAGGACGGGCACGACCGCGGCCAGAAGGTGATCGCGACCGCCTTCGCCGACCTGGGCTTCGACGTGGACGTCGGCCCGCTGTTCCAGACCCCGGCGGAGGTGGCCCGCCAGGCCGTCGAGGCGGACGTCCACGTGGTGGGCGTCTCGTCGCTGGCGGCCGGCCACCTGACCCTCGTACCGGCACTGCGCGAGCAGCTGGCGGAGGAGGGCCGTGAGGACATCATGATCGTGGTGGGCGGTGTCATCCCGCCGGCCGATGTCCCCACGCTGCTGGAGATGGGCGCCACGGCGGTGTTCCCGCCCGGAACGGTCATCCCGGACGCGGCCCACGACCTGGTGACGCGGCTCGCCGCGGATCTGGGCCACGAGCTGTAG
- a CDS encoding 4'-phosphopantetheinyl transferase family protein, whose translation MPPHVAFVEAFDDVPLSTLFPEEAQVVARAVESRRREFATVRSCARIAMGRLGFAPAPLLPGLRGAPGWPDGLIGTMTHCTGYRAAAVGRAAELLGIGMDAERNEPLPNPGILRHIARPEEQRQLALLASEHPGVCWDRLLFSAKESVYKTWFPLARVFLDFLECRVTLHPGTGTFSARLLVPGPVVEGVRLSGFTGHWAVRGGLILTAIALTPSVSAGGRASGA comes from the coding sequence ATGCCCCCGCACGTCGCGTTCGTCGAGGCCTTCGACGACGTTCCCCTGAGCACCCTGTTCCCGGAGGAGGCGCAGGTGGTGGCCCGCGCCGTCGAGTCGCGACGCCGCGAGTTCGCCACCGTCCGCTCGTGCGCGCGCATCGCCATGGGCCGCCTCGGATTCGCGCCGGCCCCCCTGCTGCCCGGGCTGCGCGGAGCCCCTGGCTGGCCGGACGGACTCATCGGCACGATGACGCACTGCACCGGCTACCGGGCCGCCGCGGTCGGCCGCGCCGCGGAACTCCTCGGCATCGGCATGGACGCGGAACGCAACGAGCCCCTGCCCAACCCGGGGATCCTGCGCCACATCGCGCGGCCCGAAGAACAGCGGCAGCTGGCCCTGCTCGCCTCGGAGCACCCCGGGGTCTGCTGGGACCGGCTGCTGTTCAGCGCCAAGGAGAGCGTCTACAAGACCTGGTTCCCGCTGGCCCGCGTCTTCCTGGACTTCTTGGAGTGCCGGGTCACGCTCCACCCCGGCACCGGCACCTTCTCCGCGCGGCTGCTCGTACCGGGCCCGGTCGTCGAAGGGGTGCGGCTGTCCGGTTTCACGGGCCACTGGGCGGTCCGGGGCGGCCTGATCCTCACGGCCATCGCCCTGACCCCGTCGGTGTCCGCCGGTGGCCGTGCGAGTGGCGCGTAA
- a CDS encoding Lrp/AsnC family transcriptional regulator has protein sequence MDAIDREILRELQADGRLSNQELAQRVGLTPSPCMRRVRQLEQDGVIQGYRAVISPEAVGRGFEVLVSVEVRRDREAVEAFEAALQDIPDVIEAYRLFGSPGCLLRIAVADLRAYERLWIEKLTALSGITEVNSQIIMKRIKEPKGLPVER, from the coding sequence ATGGACGCGATCGACCGGGAAATCTTGCGCGAGCTGCAGGCCGACGGCCGCCTCAGCAACCAGGAACTCGCCCAGCGCGTGGGTCTGACCCCCTCCCCCTGTATGCGCCGGGTGCGCCAGCTGGAACAGGACGGGGTGATCCAGGGCTACCGTGCCGTGATCTCCCCCGAGGCGGTCGGCCGCGGCTTCGAGGTGCTCGTCTCGGTCGAGGTGCGGCGCGACCGCGAGGCGGTCGAGGCGTTCGAGGCGGCCCTCCAGGACATTCCCGACGTCATCGAGGCCTACCGGCTCTTCGGCAGCCCCGGCTGCCTGCTGCGGATCGCCGTCGCGGACCTGCGCGCGTACGAGCGCCTGTGGATCGAGAAGCTGACGGCCCTCTCCGGCATCACCGAGGTCAACTCGCAGATCATCATGAAGCGCATCAAGGAGCCGAAGGGCCTGCCCGTCGAGCGCTGA
- a CDS encoding ABC transporter ATP-binding protein, whose amino-acid sequence MDTHSSADVNAVIRLVDVRKVYGRGDNRVSALNGVSIDFHRRAFTAVMGPSGSGKSTLLQCAAGLDEPTSGSVRLAGRELAGLSETELTLLRREQIGFIFQSFNLLPALTAEQNVCLPLQLAGRKPDKAQVRAVLEQVGLKDRRNHRPGEMSGGQQQRVAIARALVSRPAVIFADEPTGALDTKTAASILNLMRDAVRSGGRTIVMVTHDPVAASYADRVVFLADGRFAGEIHQPTVTVVAEHLARLGADSLGADSLGADSLGADSLEAQPADAYAPRSAA is encoded by the coding sequence GTGGATACCCACAGCAGCGCTGACGTGAATGCCGTGATCCGGCTCGTTGACGTGCGGAAGGTGTACGGCCGGGGCGACAACCGGGTTTCGGCGCTGAACGGAGTCTCGATCGACTTCCACCGACGCGCCTTCACCGCCGTGATGGGCCCCTCCGGATCGGGCAAGAGCACCCTGCTCCAGTGCGCCGCCGGTCTGGACGAGCCCACCTCCGGCTCCGTGCGGCTGGCCGGCCGGGAACTCGCCGGACTGAGCGAGACCGAGCTGACGCTGCTGCGCCGCGAGCAGATCGGCTTCATCTTCCAGTCGTTCAACCTGCTGCCCGCGCTGACGGCCGAGCAGAACGTCTGCCTCCCCCTCCAGCTGGCCGGCCGCAAGCCCGACAAGGCCCAGGTCCGGGCGGTTCTGGAGCAGGTCGGCCTCAAGGACCGGCGCAATCACCGGCCCGGCGAGATGTCCGGCGGCCAGCAGCAGCGGGTGGCCATCGCCCGGGCCCTGGTGAGCCGGCCCGCGGTGATCTTCGCGGACGAGCCGACCGGTGCGCTGGACACCAAGACCGCCGCCTCCATCCTGAACCTGATGCGCGACGCCGTGCGGTCCGGCGGGCGGACGATCGTCATGGTGACCCACGACCCCGTGGCAGCCTCCTACGCCGACCGCGTCGTCTTCCTGGCGGACGGTCGGTTCGCCGGCGAGATCCACCAGCCCACCGTGACGGTGGTCGCCGAGCACCTGGCCCGCCTCGGCGCCGACAGCCTCGGCGCCGACAGCCTCGGCGCCGACAGCCTCGGCGCCGACAGCCTCGAGGCGCAGCCCGCCGACGCGTACGCACCGCGGAGCGCCGCCTGA
- a CDS encoding ABC transporter permease has protein sequence MFLLAMRTLRFRKGSFIAGFLAMFLGSVLLMSWGGLFESGLRNVVPPERLAAAPVVVAGQQAYRLSDGSTEVKLPERVPVDRSLADTIGRLPGVERTVADTSLPAGLVKGDDVVTTDVPTVGHGWSSATLAPYTLTDGTGAQKAGEVVLDRQLAERAGLRVGDQAKITLAGTDRTYKIVGIARNKGVSSQKAVFLADSEIAGLLPRKDEADLIAVLPKPGVSTAELARQVTAVAGEHKALVLTGDARGRAEFPEAQRSTMNLQIVSVVFGGMVTAVSLFGVASPLALAVQQRHREMALLRASGAVPKQLRRMILSETFVLSIAATALAVLPGRALSSWIMDRLVDGQVASAQMTFHLGWVSIAATAALALGTALGAAAIASRRATRVRATEALADADVQRRPLGKARILFALLCFLGSASTGVLTVTVMKGPMAGSTAGSSTTLFVMGLALLGPRIAQGMLAVLGLPMRLSGLSGTLAALNTRARAARVAAVITPVMLLTGIACADLYMGTTEVTMAKERYSETMHADSALIAPPGGFGPGTLDEVRKLPGVGAASEFVSSVGYVDSPKDPEQTKDGRPTQGITATGSAGTAPVTPTAGSLENLRGNSVALAEAHATSLGRGVGDEITMRLGDGTQVTLKVAALFAAKDGFESILLPADLLARHTDTGRATRIMVKAEPGVSVAEVTASLAAFAATRPGAEAADRDVLTESHASAFNTEVLANYLVVVVVIGFGALAVVNSLVTSTVRRTREFGLQRLAGSTHQQVLRMVGIPLVPVPVRQRVSARRAGPSAP, from the coding sequence ATGTTCCTGCTCGCCATGCGCACCCTGCGCTTCCGCAAGGGCAGCTTCATCGCCGGCTTCCTCGCGATGTTCCTCGGGTCCGTCCTCCTCATGTCCTGGGGCGGCCTGTTCGAATCGGGCCTGCGCAACGTCGTCCCGCCGGAGCGGCTGGCGGCCGCTCCGGTGGTGGTCGCCGGGCAGCAGGCGTACCGGCTCTCCGACGGCAGCACCGAGGTGAAGCTCCCCGAACGCGTGCCCGTCGACCGGTCCCTCGCGGACACCATCGGCAGGCTGCCGGGGGTGGAGAGGACCGTCGCCGACACCTCGCTCCCGGCCGGACTGGTCAAGGGCGACGACGTCGTCACGACGGACGTGCCCACCGTCGGCCACGGCTGGAGCTCCGCGACCCTCGCCCCCTACACCCTGACCGACGGCACCGGAGCGCAGAAGGCCGGCGAGGTCGTCCTCGACCGGCAGCTGGCCGAGCGCGCCGGCCTGCGCGTCGGCGACCAGGCGAAGATCACCCTGGCGGGCACCGACCGGACGTACAAGATCGTGGGCATCGCCCGGAACAAGGGGGTGAGCAGCCAGAAGGCCGTGTTCCTCGCGGACTCCGAGATCGCCGGACTCCTTCCCCGCAAGGACGAGGCCGACCTCATCGCCGTACTGCCCAAGCCGGGGGTCTCCACGGCCGAGCTGGCCCGGCAGGTGACTGCCGTCGCCGGGGAGCACAAGGCACTGGTGCTGACCGGGGACGCGCGCGGCCGGGCCGAGTTCCCCGAGGCCCAGCGCTCCACGATGAACCTGCAGATCGTGTCCGTCGTCTTCGGCGGCATGGTGACCGCGGTCTCGCTCTTCGGCGTGGCCTCCCCGCTGGCCCTCGCCGTCCAGCAGCGGCACCGCGAGATGGCCCTCCTGCGGGCCAGTGGCGCCGTGCCCAAGCAGCTGCGCCGGATGATCCTGAGCGAGACGTTCGTCCTGTCGATCGCGGCCACCGCCCTGGCCGTCCTGCCCGGCCGGGCGCTCAGCAGCTGGATCATGGACAGGCTGGTCGACGGCCAAGTCGCCTCCGCCCAGATGACGTTCCACCTCGGCTGGGTCTCCATCGCCGCCACCGCGGCGCTCGCCCTGGGCACCGCCCTGGGCGCCGCGGCCATCGCCTCCCGCCGGGCCACCCGGGTCCGCGCCACCGAGGCGCTCGCCGACGCCGACGTACAGCGCCGGCCGCTCGGCAAGGCCCGGATCCTCTTCGCCCTGCTCTGCTTCCTGGGCAGCGCCTCGACCGGCGTCCTGACGGTGACCGTCATGAAGGGCCCGATGGCGGGCAGCACCGCGGGCTCCTCCACCACCCTGTTCGTCATGGGGCTCGCCCTCCTCGGTCCCCGCATCGCCCAGGGCATGCTCGCCGTGCTCGGCCTGCCGATGCGCCTGTCCGGGCTCTCCGGCACCCTGGCCGCCCTCAACACCAGGGCGCGGGCCGCCCGCGTCGCGGCCGTGATCACCCCCGTCATGCTGCTCACCGGCATCGCCTGCGCCGACCTCTACATGGGGACGACGGAGGTCACCATGGCCAAGGAGCGCTACTCGGAGACGATGCACGCCGACTCGGCGCTCATCGCCCCGCCCGGCGGCTTCGGTCCCGGCACCCTCGACGAGGTCCGCAAGCTGCCCGGGGTGGGCGCGGCCTCCGAGTTCGTCAGCAGCGTCGGTTACGTCGACAGCCCCAAGGACCCCGAGCAGACCAAGGACGGCCGGCCCACCCAGGGCATCACCGCGACCGGATCCGCGGGCACGGCGCCGGTCACGCCCACGGCCGGTTCGCTGGAGAACCTGCGCGGCAACTCCGTCGCACTGGCCGAGGCGCACGCCACGTCCCTCGGACGCGGCGTCGGTGACGAGATCACCATGCGGCTCGGAGACGGCACCCAGGTCACCCTGAAGGTGGCGGCGCTCTTCGCCGCCAAGGACGGATTCGAGAGCATCCTGCTCCCGGCGGACCTGCTCGCCCGGCACACCGACACGGGCAGGGCCACCCGCATCATGGTGAAGGCCGAGCCCGGTGTGAGCGTCGCCGAAGTGACCGCCTCCCTGGCGGCGTTCGCCGCGACCCGGCCCGGAGCCGAGGCGGCCGACCGTGACGTCCTGACCGAAAGCCACGCGTCGGCCTTCAACACCGAGGTGCTCGCCAACTACCTCGTCGTGGTGGTCGTCATCGGATTCGGCGCCCTCGCGGTCGTCAACTCCCTGGTGACCTCCACGGTCCGCCGTACGAGGGAGTTCGGACTGCAGCGGCTGGCCGGCTCCACCCACCAGCAGGTGCTGCGGATGGTCGGAATTCCCTTGGTCCCCGTTCCCGTTCGTCAGCGCGTCAGCGCTCGACGGGCAGGCCCTTCGGCTCCTTGA
- the meaB gene encoding methylmalonyl Co-A mutase-associated GTPase MeaB, with protein MPKIDIEAYAKGVLDGKRAFIARAITLVESTLPAHRVLAQGLLTELLPHSGQARRIGISGVPGVGKSTFIDAFGTMLTGLGHRVAVLAVDPSSTRTGGSILGDKTRMERLSVDPAAFVRPSPSAGTLGGVAKATRESMIVMEAAGYDVVLVETVGVGQSETTVAGMVDSFLLLSLARTGDQLQGIKKGVLELADVLAVNKADGPHERDAKAAARELSGALRLMHPVDAAWTPPVLTCSARESAGLDEVWNRLEQHRTLLEAGGRLTAKRAAQQVEWTWSMVRDELLERLRADPAVRELAPELEAAVRAGSVTPTSAADRILTAFGGV; from the coding sequence GTGCCGAAGATCGACATCGAGGCCTACGCGAAGGGGGTGCTCGACGGGAAGCGCGCGTTCATCGCGCGCGCGATCACCCTGGTCGAGTCCACCCTGCCCGCTCACCGGGTGCTGGCGCAGGGCCTGTTGACGGAGCTGCTGCCGCACTCGGGCCAGGCCCGCCGGATCGGCATCAGCGGTGTGCCCGGGGTGGGCAAGTCCACCTTCATCGACGCGTTCGGCACGATGCTGACGGGGCTGGGCCACCGGGTGGCGGTGCTCGCGGTGGACCCCTCGTCGACGCGCACGGGCGGCTCCATCCTGGGCGACAAGACCCGGATGGAGCGGCTGTCGGTGGACCCGGCGGCGTTCGTGCGGCCGTCCCCCTCGGCGGGAACGCTGGGCGGGGTCGCCAAGGCGACCCGCGAGTCGATGATCGTGATGGAGGCGGCGGGCTACGACGTGGTCCTCGTCGAGACGGTCGGCGTGGGCCAGTCGGAGACCACGGTGGCGGGGATGGTCGACTCCTTCCTGCTGCTCTCCCTGGCCCGTACGGGCGACCAGTTGCAGGGCATCAAGAAGGGCGTCCTGGAGCTGGCCGACGTCCTGGCGGTGAACAAGGCGGACGGCCCGCACGAGCGCGACGCGAAGGCCGCGGCCCGGGAGCTGTCGGGCGCGCTGCGGCTGATGCACCCGGTGGACGCGGCCTGGACGCCGCCGGTCCTGACGTGCAGTGCGCGGGAGTCGGCCGGACTGGACGAGGTCTGGAACCGCCTCGAACAGCACCGGACGCTGCTGGAGGCGGGGGGCCGGCTGACGGCGAAGCGGGCGGCGCAGCAGGTGGAGTGGACCTGGTCGATGGTCCGCGACGAGTTGCTGGAGCGGTTGCGGGCGGATCCCGCCGTGCGGGAGCTTGCGCCGGAGCTGGAGGCCGCGGTGCGGGCGGGCTCCGTCACTCCGACCTCTGCGGCGGACCGCATTCTGACGGCCTTCGGCGGCGTCTGA